The following DNA comes from Cellulophaga sp. HaHa_2_95.
TCTATAACCAACTTATTAATGGTATCCATAACTTCAAAAAAACCATTTAGGTGATCTTCTTGAACACTGTCTTTAACTACCTCATTAAAACGAAGTACAACATTTTTTGAATCCACTCTTTTTTCTAGGCCAAATGGTGTTAGGTGAATTAAAACCCCTCTTCCATCATTAGGATTCGGTTTTCTAATTATCAAGCCTTTTTCTTCCATACTTTTTAGTATTCTTGAAAGACTAGTCGCTTCCATACCCATTTTAGGACCTAAGGCCGTAGAAGGGGTGCCTGTTTTTGGATCAATGCTTAATAAAGTGAA
Coding sequences within:
- a CDS encoding MarR family winged helix-turn-helix transcriptional regulator translates to MKELTIDYALRATWQAVARMYNEEAKNFETTMAVGFTLLSIDPKTGTPSTALGPKMGMEATSLSRILKSMEEKGLIIRKPNPNDGRGVLIHLTPFGLEKRVDSKNVVLRFNEVVKDSVQEDHLNGFFEVMDTINKLVIDKKIYTKDSKTI